A window from Manis javanica isolate MJ-LG chromosome 10, MJ_LKY, whole genome shotgun sequence encodes these proteins:
- the MIURF gene encoding mitochondrial ribosome and complex I assembly factor AltMIEF1 — MAPWSREAVLGLYRALLRQGRELHYTDRDFYLATIRREFRKNKKLEDPEARERQLEKGLIFLHSKLGGII, encoded by the coding sequence ATGGCCCCATGGAGCCGAGAGGCAGTGCTGGGTCTCTACCGGGCTCTGCTGCGCCAGGGCCGGGAGCTTCACTACACCGATAGAGACTTCTACCTTGCCACCATCCGCCGTGAGTTCCGGAAAAACAAGAAGCTAGAGGATCCTGAGGCCCGGGAGAGGCAGCTGGAAAAGGGCCTGATCTTCCTCCACAGCAAACTGGGCGGGATTATTTAG